A single Mangrovimonas sp. YM274 DNA region contains:
- a CDS encoding YraN family protein, translated as MAQHNTLGNKGEQLAVDFLLNKGYAILERNYRFDKAEVDIIARKGSVLAIVEVKTRSTADFGNPEEFVKPKQIQRLVKAVDAYVTENALDVEVRFDIVAIVKTGTDFSIEHLEDAFYYF; from the coding sequence ATGGCGCAGCACAATACTTTAGGAAATAAGGGAGAGCAATTGGCAGTGGATTTTCTACTGAACAAGGGCTATGCCATCTTGGAGCGTAACTACAGATTTGATAAAGCCGAAGTGGACATTATTGCCCGAAAGGGCTCTGTTTTGGCTATTGTTGAAGTGAAAACACGCTCCACTGCCGATTTCGGCAATCCTGAGGAGTTTGTAAAACCAAAGCAGATCCAACGGTTGGTAAAGGCTGTAGACGCCTATGTCACAGAAAATGCATTGGACGTAGAAGTCCGTTTTGATATTGTGGCCATTGTTAAAACCGGCACTGACTTTTCCATTGAACATTTGGAAGATGCTTTTTATTATTTCTAG
- the nadD gene encoding nicotinate (nicotinamide) nucleotide adenylyltransferase: MNIGLYFGTFNPIHIGHLIIANHLAENSNLDKIWFVVTPHNPFKKKSTLLDNHQRLEMVYQATEDYLKLEPSDIEFGLPQPNYTVNTLTYLQEKYPKHNFSLIMGEDNLKSFHKWKNYEAILEQYNLYVYPRLSEGKMHTQFDGHPKIHRVNAPIMELSSTFIRKAIKEGQNVRPMLPAPVWKYIDEMNFYK; this comes from the coding sequence ATGAACATCGGACTCTATTTTGGAACCTTCAATCCTATCCACATAGGGCACCTTATAATTGCCAACCATCTTGCAGAGAACAGCAATTTGGATAAAATATGGTTTGTGGTAACACCACATAATCCTTTTAAGAAGAAAAGCACCCTGTTGGATAACCACCAGCGATTGGAAATGGTGTACCAAGCTACCGAAGACTATCTTAAACTGGAGCCCAGCGATATTGAATTTGGACTGCCTCAACCCAATTACACAGTCAATACCTTAACCTACCTTCAGGAAAAGTACCCAAAACACAACTTTTCATTGATTATGGGTGAGGATAACCTAAAGAGCTTTCACAAATGGAAAAACTATGAGGCCATCTTGGAACAATACAACCTTTATGTGTACCCGAGATTATCTGAAGGGAAAATGCACACACAGTTTGATGGCCACCCAAAAATCCATCGCGTGAATGCTCCCATTATGGAACTCTCCTCAACTTTTATAAGAAAAGCGATCAAAGAAGGTCAAAATGTAAGGCCAATGCTGCCTGCCCCTGTCTGGAAGTACATAGATGAGATGAATTTCTATAAATAA
- the gmk gene encoding guanylate kinase, translated as MNKGKLIVFSAPSGSGKTTIVRHLLKQEELGLEFSISATSRAPRGEEVDGKDYYFLSFEDFKQKIKNDEFLEWEEVYRDNFYGTLKSEVERIWAKGKHVIFDIDVSGGLRIKRKFPEDTLAIFVKPPSIDELKIRLKKRKTESEDKINMRVSKASAELATAPLFDKIVINKDLDVALEEAYNLVSNFIKE; from the coding sequence ATGAACAAAGGTAAATTAATTGTATTTTCTGCGCCTTCAGGCTCGGGTAAAACCACCATTGTTAGACATTTATTAAAGCAAGAAGAATTAGGCCTCGAATTTTCCATTTCAGCCACTTCCCGTGCTCCCAGAGGCGAAGAAGTAGACGGCAAAGACTATTACTTTTTATCCTTCGAGGATTTCAAACAAAAAATTAAAAACGACGAATTCCTAGAATGGGAAGAAGTCTACAGAGATAATTTCTACGGCACTTTAAAAAGCGAAGTAGAACGTATTTGGGCCAAAGGCAAGCACGTTATTTTTGATATCGACGTGTCCGGAGGTTTGCGTATCAAACGTAAGTTTCCAGAAGACACCTTGGCCATTTTTGTAAAGCCTCCGAGCATCGACGAGTTGAAAATTCGCCTTAAAAAGCGTAAAACCGAAAGTGAGGACAAAATCAACATGCGTGTGTCCAAAGCCTCTGCCGAATTGGCTACAGCTCCACTTTTTGATAAAATTGTGATTAACAAAGACCTTGATGTCGCCTTGGAAGAAGCCTACAATTTGGTGTCCAATTTTATAAAGGAGTAA
- a CDS encoding YicC/YloC family endoribonuclease, which yields MIQSMTGYGKSVLQLPSKKISIEIKSLNSKNLDLNTRMPSVYREKELSIRKLIASQLERGKIDFSLYMEITGEETSSQINKTVVKEYIKQLKDVVDGDETELLKMAVRLPDAVTTERDEIDEDEWASIAAAINESIEKIQKYRKDEGKALETDFEDRVQNIGKLLEAVIEMDPERIEGVRARLEKGIADIKEKVDENRFEQELVYYIEKFDITEEKVRLQNHLDYFLKALKSPDSNGKKLGFIGQEMGREINTIGSKSNYAPMQKLVVQMKDELEKIKEQLLNVL from the coding sequence ATGATACAGTCAATGACAGGCTATGGAAAATCTGTACTACAGCTTCCAAGCAAAAAAATTTCCATTGAAATAAAATCTCTAAACAGTAAAAATTTAGATTTAAATACCCGCATGCCTTCCGTATATCGAGAGAAGGAACTGAGTATTAGAAAGCTCATCGCCTCCCAATTGGAGCGTGGCAAGATTGATTTTTCTCTCTATATGGAAATCACTGGGGAAGAAACCTCTTCGCAAATCAATAAAACTGTCGTTAAGGAATACATCAAGCAGCTTAAGGATGTGGTGGATGGTGATGAAACCGAGCTCCTAAAAATGGCCGTTCGCCTACCGGATGCCGTAACCACTGAGCGCGACGAAATTGACGAAGATGAGTGGGCCAGCATTGCTGCCGCCATCAACGAAAGCATTGAAAAGATTCAAAAATACCGCAAGGATGAAGGGAAGGCTTTAGAAACCGATTTTGAGGATCGCGTTCAAAACATTGGAAAACTTTTGGAAGCCGTGATTGAAATGGACCCAGAACGTATTGAAGGGGTGCGTGCCCGATTGGAAAAAGGCATTGCCGACATCAAAGAAAAGGTGGACGAAAACCGCTTTGAGCAGGAATTGGTCTACTACATTGAAAAGTTTGACATTACCGAAGAAAAAGTTCGCCTGCAAAACCATTTGGATTACTTTTTAAAAGCCTTAAAGTCCCCCGATTCCAACGGTAAGAAACTTGGATTCATTGGTCAGGAAATGGGTCGTGAAATCAATACCATAGGTTCCAAATCCAATTATGCCCCAATGCAAAAACTGGTAGTTCAAATGAAGGATGAACTGGAAAAGATTAAAGAACAACTATTAAACGTATTATAA
- a CDS encoding thioesterase family protein encodes MYKKAFEIRWSDVDANRHLANSAYVNFMSHTRVSFFEDHDFSLSNLVKFDISPVIFYEHIYYFKEAFMGTPITVSLEIKGFSDDGMFFKFEHNLYDHKGNHLANCELMGAWINLKTRKLTGLPENLLEEIMSLPKAEDFKILTKEDTRKNGKLPQNLN; translated from the coding sequence ATGTATAAGAAAGCATTTGAGATACGATGGAGCGATGTAGATGCTAATAGACATTTGGCCAATTCGGCATATGTAAATTTTATGAGCCATACCCGTGTGTCTTTTTTTGAAGACCATGACTTCTCGTTGTCCAATCTAGTAAAATTCGACATTAGTCCCGTCATTTTTTATGAGCATATCTACTACTTTAAGGAAGCCTTTATGGGAACACCTATTACCGTGTCCTTGGAAATAAAGGGATTTAGTGACGACGGAATGTTCTTTAAATTTGAACACAACTTATACGATCATAAAGGAAACCATTTGGCAAATTGTGAATTGATGGGGGCTTGGATCAACTTAAAAACTAGAAAGCTTACCGGTTTGCCAGAAAATCTACTAGAGGAAATTATGTCGCTTCCCAAAGCTGAAGACTTTAAAATATTGACCAAAGAAGATACCCGCAAAAATGGGAAGTTACCCCAAAACCTGAATTAG
- a CDS encoding DMT family transporter → MNGRIWALIAACVVQVLYGVNFTFANDVIDAGYVQPFAFILLRVLGATMLFWIIGVFAPKEKIAPKDFRTFFLASIFGIGLNMLTFFKGLQFTTPIHASVIMTVVPIVVLVFSAILLKEKITNLKILGVLLGFTGAIVLSVYGRSTQVGDHILLGNFLVFINAVSYSFYLIIIKKVVDKYHPLTFIKWLFTFGLIWVIPFGFSELQSVNLGTFTPYTYFAVGFVVIGATFGTYLLNLFALTKLRASTVGTFLYMQPVVAGIFAVAMGSDTLNVIKLSAAALIMTGVFLVTKKPKN, encoded by the coding sequence ATGAACGGTAGGATATGGGCACTCATCGCAGCATGTGTGGTACAGGTGCTTTATGGGGTAAATTTCACCTTTGCCAACGACGTTATTGACGCTGGGTACGTTCAGCCTTTTGCATTCATACTACTGAGGGTATTGGGCGCAACAATGCTTTTTTGGATCATTGGTGTTTTTGCTCCTAAAGAAAAGATAGCTCCCAAAGATTTTAGAACGTTTTTCTTGGCCTCTATTTTTGGAATTGGCTTGAATATGCTTACTTTTTTTAAAGGATTGCAGTTTACTACGCCCATCCACGCTTCGGTAATCATGACCGTGGTTCCCATTGTTGTTCTCGTGTTTTCAGCTATTTTGTTGAAAGAAAAGATTACCAACTTAAAAATACTAGGAGTGCTCCTTGGCTTCACAGGAGCTATTGTCCTTTCGGTTTATGGAAGATCCACTCAAGTAGGCGACCATATCTTACTCGGAAACTTCTTGGTGTTTATCAATGCTGTATCCTATAGCTTCTACCTTATCATCATTAAAAAAGTGGTAGACAAATACCACCCGCTTACCTTTATAAAATGGTTGTTCACCTTTGGACTTATTTGGGTAATCCCTTTTGGGTTTAGTGAATTACAAAGTGTCAACCTTGGCACCTTTACTCCTTATACTTATTTTGCAGTGGGCTTTGTGGTAATTGGCGCGACCTTTGGCACCTATTTGCTCAACTTGTTTGCACTTACCAAATTAAGAGCGTCCACGGTAGGTACATTCCTGTATATGCAGCCCGTTGTAGCAGGCATCTTTGCAGTAGCCATGGGCAGCGACACTTTAAACGTTATAAAGTTAAGTGCCGCAGCCTTAATTATGACTGGGGTATTTTTGGTAACTAAAAAACCCAAAAACTAA
- a CDS encoding arsenate reductase family protein encodes MKKIYSLKTCSTCVRIIKELDLPSDFIFQDIKTEPITVAQLDDMEALAGSYEALFSKRAKLYKEMGLKDQNLTEKDFKHYILEHYTFLSRPVIIYNDAIFIGNSKKVVEAAKQAIHSN; translated from the coding sequence ATGAAAAAAATATACTCCCTAAAAACCTGTAGCACCTGCGTAAGAATCATTAAAGAGTTGGATCTTCCTTCCGATTTCATATTCCAGGACATTAAGACCGAACCCATTACGGTAGCACAATTGGATGACATGGAGGCTTTGGCTGGTAGTTACGAAGCTTTGTTCAGCAAACGTGCCAAGTTATACAAGGAAATGGGCCTCAAGGACCAAAACCTAACTGAAAAAGATTTCAAACACTACATTTTGGAACATTACACCTTTTTGAGTCGCCCAGTAATCATTTACAACGACGCCATCTTTATCGGTAATAGCAAAAAAGTGGTGGAAGCTGCCAAACAGGCTATCCACAGCAACTAA